The DNA sequence CTCTGAGGCCCTGAGATGAAGATATTGAATCATACACTTAAACCACAGTAACAAGCTCAAGAGTCAAAGCCTGCCTGTTAATATTACTCACTGTAGCCCAGTCACATAGCCATTTGCAGCCTGTCCATATTTTACTGACGTGAGCAATTACATGTCCTGTAACGGCAATGAAGCAATAAAATTTATGTCTTGTCATCTTTAACAAGATTAGACATAACCCTTCTCATAAATGTAATACTGAAAGGAGATTTTTAAGAACATAAGTATAGTTAAGGATCCTTGAGTTTATCCCTCATAGTTAATTAAAACCCTCCCCAGGAATCAGCAGATGATAGATAGAAGGATGGTGAACCTTTGAATTCATGGAAGGGTGAGCTGATGACTTTTCTCCATACCTTGTTCAGCTTGCACTGGGTTTGTGCCTCACAACATTGGTACCAGATAGATTTCAGAAGAGCCGCAAAGGGAGTGACCCCTATTCCTGCAGCAATGCACATGCTCACTGGATAGTGAAACACATCAGTCAAAGCAGCTCCAAACGGCCCATCCACCGCCAGCCTGCAATCACAAAGTGCACGGTTTGACTTTCAGAacactcttaaaaacaaaaccatcctAAACCAGTGCTTTGAATAGGATGTGTTGGCATAAGTGTGTGGGGAGGTTAACTCTGTGCTCGAGAACGCCCTGTTTGAACACAGAGTGGAGAGATCTGGTGGCCAGCCTCACAGCACAGCTCTTTTTACAGTTCTTAGAAGCTTGTTTTGCATCATGAAGACTGATAAAagatgccttttcttttccttttctttccccagcTGCCATCAGGGGAAAAAACAGAAGTATCAAGGTGGTTTACAAGGCCTACCTCTCCTTTTGTTAATGTAATTCCcccctgtttttatttattccatcCCACTTCTTagtatgtttatataattttagtCTAATGGAAGCTATTCATtaggaataaatataattttggaataatttgtcAGTTATGTTGAACTTCTAAAACTCATTATTTTACCTTATGCGAACTTAAAAATCTGTGATAATCAGGCCAGGGGCAGGTGGTCTTTGCGTAggcaaattttttctttataagaatAATGCATGTTCATTGAATAAGTATAATTATCTTTGTGTGTGCttggttgttcagttgtgtccaactctttgtgaccccacggactgtagcccaccaggctcttctgtccatgggattctccaggcaagaatactggagtgggtagccattcccttctcctggggatcttcctgtttcagggatcaaatccatatttcttgcactgcaggcagattctttactatctgagcacTTGGGGAGCCCGTAACTGTCTTTAATAGGGTCCTAAATGGACTGAGCTTCCCTGGATTCTGCTTCATCTCTCATGACCAGTTCTCcacactgatttttcttttgtttcttagggAACACAGAACCCTCTTTGGCCATGGGGCCTCTGCCCATGATAATCCAACTAATCACTTGTAAACCTCTGCCCCAAATTCTCCTCTATCTTCTTATATAGTTTATGGTTATCCTTCCATAATGTCTCAGTAATCATTTCCCTGGGGAAGTCTTCATGGATTTCTGAGACTAGGCTAAATTCTGTCTTAGATAATTTATAACACCATGTATCTATCCcctggttctatgatgacctacaagaccttctagaactaacacccaaaaaagatgtccttttcatcataggggacagaaatgcaaaagtaggaagtcaagagctacctggagtaacaggaaagtttggccttggcgtacagaatgaagcagggaaaaggttatcagagttttgccaagagaatgcactggtcatagcaaataccctcttccaacaatacaagagataactcaacacatggacatcaccagatggtcaatactgaaatcagaatgattacatcctttgcagccaaagatggagaagctctatacagtcagcaaaaacaagaccaggagctgactgtggctcagatcacgaactccttattgccaaattcagaccaaaattgaagaaagtagggaaaaccactagaccattcaggtatgacctaaatcaaatcccttacaattttacagtggaagtgacagatagattcaaggaattagatctgatagacagagtgcctgaagaactggatggaggttcgtgacatggTATGGGacacagtgatcaagaccatccccaagaaaaagaaatgcaaaaaggcaaaatgattgttgaggaggccttacaaatagcagggaaaagaagagaagctaaaggcaaaggagaaaaggaaagatatatccatctgaatgcagagttgcaaagaatagcaaggagagataaaatagacttcctcagtgatcaatgcaaagaaatagaggaaaacaatagaatgggaaagactagagatctcttcaagaaaattagagataccaagggaacagttcatgcaaagatgggcacaataaaggacagaaatggtatggacctaagagaagcagcagagattaaggagaggtggaaaaatatacagaagaactatacaaaaaaaggtcttaatgacccagataaccacaatggtgtgatcactcacctagtgagccagaaatcctggaatgcaaagtcaagtgggccttaggaagcatcactatgagcaaagctagtggaggtgatggaattccagttgagctatttctttttttttttttttaaggacaaaagtggggtttgtttttattataaaagaaaaaaaaatagtaactccTCAGGAATCTTAACAAAGGAAGGGAATAATTTCACACTCAGAGAACAGACACCAAGATACAAAATTACAACTGTTTGGACTCCAGACTTGTCCCATCTCCTCCAGAGCAGAGACGGGGAGGAGACAGCTGAGGCAAACaagcaattctgtaaaacaaagacTTAGAAACCCTACAAATAggattaaaatctaaaattctgttttgcttaaaaaaaaaaattctttttttaatattatcaaaAGGCCTGCTTTAGTGACATGCTAGTCCCACCGGAAAATAACCCCAATACCCACTTGTCAGTAACATGCTCAAGTTAACCAGCCAACTCATATTTCCAAACCCCTGTGTGTACAAGTACATGTGTGTCTTTTAAACCTGGGGCTCAGGTGATGGCTACTGCTATCATGGGCTTCCACCTGTTAACCAACCAACATCAGCCTCCCCAGAAGTGCGAGCAGGGCAGAGAGAAGCCCTGAAGTGGTAGTGAGGGAATAACAGCCCCAAACAGCCAACTTTTCCAGCATagcctcccccatccccatgCCCACTCAAAAGGAGATCCTTATTTCTAACCAGACTACTTGTCTCAAATTTGGGTTCCCCGTAACCAGAATGGCTTTTTCTCCctaaagagaaaacacacatttATCTGCACAcccatatatataatttttttgtttttacatttaaatagaaaaatactaCTCTGCTTTGTGTTATAAATGGAGGACCACACAAtgagaactttttcttttaaggtaGGGCTATCCATCTATTTATGCAGAGCCTGTCAGGGCGTTGAGCCCCAGGCAAGGGAAGCACCACACCAGATCTAGGGTGTTTTCTTACCTGACTTCCCACCCTTCCTTCCCCCCTAATTCTCACTTTTGATAGAAAGTTGGTTACAACTTTGTAAGTAATAGAACTTCCCACCAAGAAGGGAAATCCTAACCTAACCAGAGAATCCAGCACCCCTGTCCCCCACTCAGTAACCACTCAGATAAAGTCCTCCCCATCTCTTCACTATGACTGGACTCTCTGTCCAGAGAGCTATGCCTATTGGACAAACACACCTGATTAAAATGGAAGCAGTGGTTATGtttccccgccccccctcccAACTAATGCACTAGGAAGCTTCAgtgataggaaaaagaaaagggcagGGGTAGGCAGGTGGTTGTGCAGTGATTAAGAACCTGACCCCTTCAATCCTGaccaaagaaagcaagaaatattAACTGGGtgtgaggaattaaaaaaaaaaaaaaagaaccttgatATTCCACCCTTTGAGTTATAGCTATTATGACATTGAGAGGGGTGAGAGTGGGAGTAAGATGTAGAATTAAGAGGGGTTTTGAGGGCTGCAAGTCTAGTCCACTTAGTTCTTGTACTGGAAGGGCTCGTCGCCGGTTTCATTCAGAAGACATGTGCGGATGAGGGCTTCTGTCACGGCGAAGGGGTCACAGTTGGCAGATGGGCGACGATCTTCAAAGTAGCCCTTCTTCTCCTGGCCAACAGTCCGGGGGATGCGGATGCTAGCACCACGGTTGGCCACGCCAGCAGAGAAGTCGTTGATGTTGGAGGTTTCGTGGAATCCAGTTAGGCGCCGGGCATTGTCCAGGCCCCCCTTGGGATCGTAGGCTCGGATGTGGTACTGGTGCCGCTTGCTTAGTTTCTCAATGGCCTCCTCAATGTACTTCAGACCATTCTCCTCTCGCATGGCCTTGGTGCTAAAGTTGGTGTGGCAGCCAGCACCATTCCAGTTCCCAGGAATGGGCTTAGGATCAAAGGTGGCGATCACTCCAAAGTCTTCACACACGCGATGGAAGATGAAACGGGCCACCCAGAGATGATCACCCATGTCAATTCCTTCACAGGGTCCTATCTGGAATTCCCACTGTGCAGGCATGACCTCGGTGTTCATGCCCCCGATCTTGATGCCGGCGTACAAGCAGGCCCGGTAGTGAGCCTCCACAATATCCCTGCCGTAGGCCTTATCTGCTCCCACACCACAGTAGTAGGGACCTTGGGGCCCAGGAAAGCCGTTGGAAGGCCAACCAAAGGGGTGCCCATCAGTGCCCATGAGGGTATATTCCTGCTCCATTCCAAACCAGGGGCGCTGGTTGCTCACCATGTCCATTATCCGTTTACAGGTGTGCCTTAAATTGGTCTCTGCAGGCTTTCGGTTGTACTTGAAGACTTCACAGAACACCAGCTTGTTGGGGTCCTTGCGGAAAGGGTCCCGAAACATGGCAGCAGGGACAAGATACATGTCACTGTTGGACCCTTCAGACTGAAAAGTGCTAGAGCCATCAAAATTCCACTCGGGCAACTCTTCTACACACTTGGGTTCAGAATCCAAGATTCGGGTCTTGCAGCGCAGTCCTTCTCCAGTACCGTCGATCCAGATGTACATAGCTTGGACTTTCTCGCCCTGAGGTAGGGCCATGTACACCTGCTTGATACCTTTGTTCAAGTGGGAGCTCGCCGAGGTGGCCATGGTGGAAGGTGTTCTGGGCGCCGAGCAAAGCGGCAGGGCGAGCAGGCGGCGAGAGCGAGGTGAGGAGAAGAGAGGCGAGGAGGACGGCGAGGGGCTGCTTACACAGCCTGCTCTTCTCCCATTCTCGGctctccagttgagctatttcaaatcctaaaagatgatgctgtgaaagtgttgcactcaatatgccagaaaattggaaaactcagcagtggccacaggactggaaaaggtcacttttcattccaatcccaaagaaaggtaatgccaaataatgttcaaactactgcacaattgcactcatctcacacactagcaaagtaatgctctaaaCTCTCTgggctaggcttcaacattatgtgaacagtgaacttccagatgttcaagctggatttagaataaGGCAGAGTAACTAGAGGTCAAATTGTCAGcacctgttggatcattgaaaaagcaagagagttccagaaaagcatctacctctgctttattgactatgctaaagcctttgattctgtggatcacagcaaactggaaaattcttaaagagatgggaataccagacctgagaaatctgtattcaggtcaagaagcaacagttagaactggacatggaacaaaagactggtttcaaatcaggaaaggagtatgacaaggctgtatattgtcactctgctgacttaacttacatgcagagtacatcatgtgaaatgttgggctggatgaagcacaagttggaatcatgattgttgagagaaatatcattaactcagatatgcagacgacaccacccttgtggcagaaagcagaggaactaaagagcctcttgatgaaagtgaaagaggagggtgaaaaagctgacttaaaactcaatattcaaaaaatgaagatcatggcatctggtcccatcacttcatggcaaatagatggagaaacaatggaaacagtgacagattttattttcttgggctccaaaatcactgcagatggtgactgcagccatgaaattaaaagacgcttgctccttacaagaaaagctatgaccaacgtagatagcatattaaaagcaga is a window from the Cervus canadensis isolate Bull #8, Minnesota chromosome 33, ASM1932006v1, whole genome shotgun sequence genome containing:
- the LOC122434077 gene encoding glutamine synthetase-like; this encodes MATSASSHLNKGIKQVYMALPQGEKVQAMYIWIDGTGEGLRCKTRILDSEPKCVEELPEWNFDGSSTFQSEGSNSDMYLVPAAMFRDPFRKDPNKLVFCEVFKYNRKPAETNLRHTCKRIMDMVSNQRPWFGMEQEYTLMGTDGHPFGWPSNGFPGPQGPYYCGVGADKAYGRDIVEAHYRACLYAGIKIGGMNTEVMPAQWEFQIGPCEGIDMGDHLWVARFIFHRVCEDFGVIATFDPKPIPGNWNGAGCHTNFSTKAMREENGLKYIEEAIEKLSKRHQYHIRAYDPKGGLDNARRLTGFHETSNINDFSAGVANRGASIRIPRTVGQEKKGYFEDRRPSANCDPFAVTEALIRTCLLNETGDEPFQYKN